Proteins co-encoded in one Halococcoides cellulosivorans genomic window:
- a CDS encoding DUF7331 family protein has product MDKRTPQSTKTEEENLVSVETEDGDTVIYDRDSPSSAWIRSDRTIGLEK; this is encoded by the coding sequence ATGGACAAACGCACGCCACAGAGTACGAAAACCGAGGAAGAGAATCTGGTCTCCGTCGAAACCGAGGACGGCGATACGGTCATCTACGACCGCGACAGCCCGTCCTCCGCCTGGATCCGGTCCGATCGCACGATCGGCCTGGAGAAGTAG